In Ascaphus truei isolate aAscTru1 chromosome 21, aAscTru1.hap1, whole genome shotgun sequence, one DNA window encodes the following:
- the LOC142472430 gene encoding kynurenine--oxoglutarate transaminase 3-like, producing MPSHILAFIKNKVHSLLYVYVWRRRGYKCVHPQDGPRCLLASEKGVYKRFLTRPLSLFPPTQDRMSQQIQARRLEGVDENVWVEFVSLAALHKTVNLGQGFPDFSPPSFVTEAFSRAITEERTLLNQYTRAFGHPPLVKVIARLFGQLLGQELDPLNNVLVSVGAYGALYCAFQALVDEGDEVIIIEPFFDCYEPMVKMAGGRCVFIPLRPKPTDAEESQSSGSWRLDPDELAARISNRTKALVINTPNNPLGKVFDKEELEVIADLCVKHDILCFSDEVYEWLVYDGNRHTRIASLPGMWDRTVTIGSAGKTFSATGWKVGWALGPDHLLKHLRTVHQNSVYHCATGAQEAVAQGFQRELERLGRPDSYFVQLSEELQGKRDRLYRCLRQVGMEPVKPQGSYFMIADISHFKAEVPPPSDPDVPYDYYFVKWMMEHKQLAAIPMSAFYSVPHKKLFDNFIRFCFVKEDTTLDSAVKILQQWSRDAAGREQLNMAEKRHRVQEDGESKVDWRKQKQQRVEERKKWREEKLLKMLERSKQEEMEKQSKEEEERKRKGKGRPYTLSVALPGSIMDNAQSPELRTYLAGQIARACAIFCVDEIVVFDEAGEDSKSVEGNFEGVGKKGQACVQLARILQYLECPQYLRKSFFPMHPDLQFAGLLNPLDSPHHVRIDEESEYREGVVLDRPTKSGKGSFVNCGMRKEVQIDKQLQSGIRVTVRLHKEKAEHKVRKGVVVSPQHPRTEGGLYWGYRVRLASCLSAVFSECPFKDGYDFSIGTSERGSCVETVTLPEFRHALVVFGGLQGLEASVDSDQNLDIAEPNFLFNLYLNTCPGQGSRTIRTEEAILISLAALRPRIDAAVQRSKES from the exons ATGCCCTCGCATATTTTAGCTTTCATTAAGAACAAAGTCCACTCTTTGCTCTATGTTTATGTTTGGAGGAGGCGGGGTTACAAATGTGTCCATCCCCAGGACGGACCTCGCTGCCTCTTGGCTTCAGAGAAGGGGGTTTATAAGCGGTTTCTCAcccgtcctctctctcttttcccccctacaCAGGACAGAATGTCACAGCAGATCCAGGCTCGGAGGCTGGAGGGAGTGGATGAGAATGTATG GGTAGAGTTTGTGAGCCTCGCAGCTCTTCATAAAACGGTGAACCTGGGACAAGGTTTCCCTGACTTCTCGCCCCCGAGTTTTGTGACGGAAGCTTTTTCCAGGGCCATTACTGAGGAGCGCACACTGCTGAACCAGTACACACGAGCGTTT GGGCACCCTCCTTTGGTGAAGGTCATTGCTCGCTTGTTTGGGCAGCTGCTGGGACAGGAGCTGGATCCTCTGAACAATGTCCTGGTATCAGTGGGCGCTTACGGAGCTCTGTATTGTGCCTTCCAGGCGCTGGTGGATGAAGGGGATGAG GTCATTATCATTGAGCCTTTCTTTGACTGTTATGAACCAATGGTGAAAATGGCTGGAGGGAGATGTGTCTTTATCCCACTGAGACCA AAACCCACAGATGCAGAGGAGTCGCAGAGTAGTGGGAGCTGGCGCCTGGATCCTGATGAGTTAGCGGCAAGGATCAGCAACCGCACCAAGGCCCTTGTCATAAACACCCCAAATAACCCTCTGGGGAAG GTCTTCGACAAAGAGGAGCTAGAGGTGATTGCAGACTTGTGCGTGAAACACGACATCTTGTGCTTCAGTGACGAGGTGTACGAGTGGCTGGTGTACGATGGGAACCGACACACACGGATCG CCAGCCTTCCAGGGATGTGGGACCGCACCGTCACCATTGGCAGTGCAGGGAAGACCTTCAGTGCCACCGGGTGGAAG GTCGGCTGGGCCCTGGGTCCCGATCACCTTCTCAAGCACCTCCGGACCGTCCATCAGAACTCTGTGTATCACTGTGCAACTGGAGCACAG gaAGCGGTGGCTCAAGGGTTTCAGAGGGAGCTGGAGAGACTGGGAAGGCCGGATAGTTACTTTGTGCAGCTGTCGGAGGAGCTGCAAGGGAAGCGAGACCGTCTCTACCGCTGCCTGAGACAGGTGGGGATGGAGCCCGTCAAGCCTCAGGGTTCATACTTCATGATCGCTGACATCTCCCACTTCA AAGCCGAGGTGCCCCCTCCCTCCGACCCTGATGTGCCTTATGACTACTACTTTGTGAAGTGGATGATGGAGCACAAG caATTAGCAGCTatacccatgtctgccttctACAGCGTTCCACACAAGAAGCTCTTTGATAATTTCATCAGGTTTTGCTTTGTAAAG GAGGATACTACGCTGGATTCAGCGGTGAAGATACTACAGCAGTGGAGTCGTGACGCCGCTGGACGGGAACAGCT AAACATGGCTGAGAAGAGACACAGGGTGCAGGAG GACGGTGAGAGTAAAGTTGACTGGAGGAAGCAGAAGCAGCAAA GAGTAGAGGAGcggaaaaaatggagagaagagAAATTGTTAAAAATGCTGGAGAGGAGCAAGCAGGAGGAGATggagaagcagagcaaggaggaagaAGAAAGGAAGAGGAAAGGAAAAG GCCGTCCGTACACACTTAGTGTGGCATTACCAGGCTCTATAATGGATAATGCCCAGTCCCCCGAACTACGCACATACCTGGCTGGACAGATCGCCCGCGCCTGCGCCATCTTCTGTGTGGACGAGATTGTGGTGTTTGATGAAGCCGGGGAAGATTCTAA AAGCGTGGAAGGGAACTTTGAaggagtggggaagaaaggacagGCCTGTGTGCAGTTAGCACGGATCTTGCAATACCTGGAGTGCCCTCA ATATCTGAGAAAATCATTTTTCCCAATGCATCCTGACTTGCAATTTGCAG GGCTTCTCAACCCCCTGGACAGCCCCCACCATGTGAGGATAGATGAGGAGTCGGAGTATCGGGAGGGCGTGGTCCTGGATCGGCCCACCAAGTCGGGCAAAGGCTCCTTTGTAAACTGTGGCATGAGGAAG GAGGTGCAGATAGACAAACAGTTGCAGTCTGGTATCAGGGTCACCGTGCGTTTACACAAAGAGAAAGCCG AACACAAAGTGCGGAAAGGAGTTGTggtctccccccagcacccaaGGACAGAGGGCGGTTTGTACTGGGGATACAGAGTCAGACTAGCATCCTGCCTCA GTGCTGTTTTCTCGGAGTGCCCCTTTAAGGATGGCTATGACTTTTCCATTGGAACCTCGGAGCGAGGAAGCTGCGTGGAAACGGTGACACTGCCGGAGTTTAG ACACGCCTTGGTCGTCTTCGGGGGCCTCCAAGGGTTAGAAGCCAGTGTGGACAGTGACCAGAACCTGGATATTGCAGAACCCAACTTCTTGTTTAACCTTTATCTGAACACATGTCCAGGGCAGGGCAGCCGTACCATCAGGACGGAG GAAGCTATTCTAATCTCGCTGGCAGCACTGAGGCCCAGGATAGATGCCGCTGTACAGAGGTCCAAAGAAAGCTGA